The following coding sequences lie in one Halomonas sp. 'Soap Lake #6' genomic window:
- the rlmM gene encoding 23S rRNA (cytidine(2498)-2'-O)-methyltransferase RlmM: MSEAIPTSWLVYCRPGFEGDALAEMQHHAKQQGVPCEPTQGEGWASLTRLDGEPINDVHRQAAFKRLIFARQSLAALPPLTLSREDRLTAILDQVKESRWSFEEILHETPDTNDGKALAGLIKALTKPLQSMLKKRGALRGKAGARKLHIFWTDGDRVQLGMSFPDNRSELINGIRRLSFPSRAPSRSTLKLEEAWHEFIPRDEWDTRLSAHMQAADLGAAPGGWTWQLVQRGMYVYAIDNGPMDKQLMATGQVDHLREDGFSWEPPQRLDWLVCDIVDKPVRVLAMVERWLIRKWCREAIFNLKLPMKKRWEEVTRCLTSLEEALEEAGVRAKISCRHLYHDREEVTVHVRLAH, from the coding sequence GTGAGTGAAGCGATACCCACATCGTGGCTGGTTTATTGCCGCCCAGGTTTTGAAGGTGATGCGCTAGCCGAGATGCAGCACCATGCCAAACAGCAAGGCGTACCATGTGAGCCTACGCAGGGGGAGGGGTGGGCTAGTTTAACGCGCCTGGATGGAGAACCAATTAATGATGTGCATCGTCAAGCGGCGTTTAAGCGGCTTATTTTTGCCCGTCAAAGTTTGGCTGCGTTGCCTCCTTTAACGCTTTCTCGCGAAGATCGCCTTACCGCTATTTTGGATCAGGTTAAGGAAAGTCGTTGGAGCTTTGAAGAAATCTTGCATGAAACGCCGGATACTAACGATGGGAAAGCTCTGGCGGGGCTAATTAAGGCGCTTACCAAGCCACTACAGAGTATGCTGAAAAAGCGTGGTGCGCTCCGTGGTAAGGCAGGTGCTCGTAAGCTACATATTTTCTGGACAGATGGCGACCGAGTACAGCTGGGAATGAGTTTTCCAGACAATCGCAGTGAATTAATCAACGGTATTCGCCGATTGAGCTTTCCTTCTAGGGCTCCTAGCCGTTCGACACTGAAACTAGAAGAGGCGTGGCATGAGTTTATTCCCCGAGATGAGTGGGACACGCGGCTCTCAGCCCATATGCAAGCAGCCGACTTAGGTGCAGCACCGGGCGGTTGGACATGGCAGTTGGTGCAACGAGGGATGTACGTATACGCGATTGATAATGGTCCCATGGATAAGCAGCTTATGGCGACTGGCCAAGTTGATCATTTGCGTGAAGATGGCTTTAGTTGGGAGCCTCCTCAGCGGCTGGATTGGTTGGTGTGCGATATTGTTGATAAGCCGGTGCGCGTTTTGGCCATGGTAGAGCGTTGGCTTATTCGTAAATGGTGTCGCGAAGCGATTTTTAACCTTAAGCTGCCCATGAAAAAGCGCTGGGAAGAGGTCACGCGTTGCTTAACATCATTGGAAGAGGCGTTGGAAGAAGCCGGAGTGCGGGCTAAGATTTCTTGCCGTCACCTCTACCATGACCGGGAAGAGGTGACAGTTCACGTGCGGCTAGCTCACTAA
- a CDS encoding elongation factor P hydroxylase has protein sequence MTTLDEGRWILSDIVALFDGVFAEHYQTRLIKGGDEPLYRPATPCTPYHQVIFARGYFASALHEISHWCIAGEKRRLLEDYGYWYYPDGRNVEQQRAFEQAEIAPQALELLFTQACGRTFHVSVDNLGGEGEVDREAFAQKVASRAQRYKEEGLPERANAFHIALTRYYQCSDSLSVAIQRGREALRTNDVLTACID, from the coding sequence ATGACAACTCTAGACGAAGGACGTTGGATACTTAGCGATATAGTGGCGCTCTTTGATGGCGTTTTTGCTGAGCATTATCAAACACGGCTTATAAAAGGCGGTGATGAACCTCTTTATCGGCCAGCAACACCGTGCACGCCTTATCACCAGGTTATTTTTGCTCGCGGCTATTTTGCCAGTGCTCTGCATGAAATCAGCCATTGGTGCATCGCTGGGGAAAAGCGTCGCCTGCTAGAGGATTACGGTTATTGGTATTACCCCGATGGGCGCAATGTGGAGCAGCAGAGGGCGTTCGAGCAAGCTGAAATCGCTCCTCAAGCACTTGAGCTGCTTTTTACACAGGCCTGTGGCCGCACCTTTCATGTAAGCGTTGATAATCTGGGCGGTGAGGGGGAAGTGGACCGTGAAGCATTTGCACAAAAAGTGGCTAGCCGCGCGCAGCGCTATAAGGAAGAGGGCTTACCTGAGCGCGCCAACGCTTTCCATATTGCGCTGACACGCTACTATCAGTGTTCTGACTCTCTAAGCGTTGCTATTCAGCGGGGGCGAGAGGCATTACGCACTAATGACGTATTAACTGCTTGTATTGATTAG
- a CDS encoding MATE family efflux transporter: protein MGGFAKQIKTTYWPETRMLVALALPICGAQLAQAGMSVVDVMMTGRHNATSLAAVSVGSSLWMPLMLFMTGTLMGLTPIVAHLLGGQRNADIRPAVHQALWVALALGIVAALLLWLAVMPIFERMSVPTAVARESAAYLSAVAFGMPGIALFQALRAFSDGMNHTRPALWISLIGLSVNIPSNYVLIYGGDGLVNLLGDWLPTTIQQLPALGAFGCGIATALSMWTMAFAMAYYTRRGRTYRSVSLWQRLTPPSLTGIRELVVVGVPIGVAIFVEVTLFTLIALFIASFGEVTVGAHQIALSYTTILFMLPMSLSMALTVRVGNTLGQRRLALARKVAWNGIAISVMVAIINSALIWMTAPTVIALYTSNPDVQALALTIISLAVIFQLSDSLQVNLAGALRGYKDTRIVMIITVLSYWIVGLGGGHWLGTHGFGNMSEPMGVHGYWIGLIAGLSTAALLLGWRLKWISQKE, encoded by the coding sequence TTGGGCGGCTTTGCTAAACAGATCAAAACGACCTACTGGCCAGAAACACGGATGCTAGTAGCCCTGGCGCTCCCCATTTGCGGTGCCCAGCTTGCTCAAGCGGGCATGAGTGTAGTGGATGTAATGATGACCGGGCGGCACAACGCCACTTCCCTAGCTGCGGTCTCAGTGGGTTCAAGCCTATGGATGCCACTCATGTTATTTATGACCGGCACACTAATGGGGCTAACTCCAATTGTGGCACATCTGCTAGGCGGCCAGCGTAACGCGGATATTCGCCCTGCTGTACACCAAGCATTATGGGTTGCACTGGCATTAGGTATCGTTGCCGCCTTGCTGCTCTGGCTAGCCGTTATGCCAATCTTCGAGCGCATGAGTGTGCCTACTGCTGTTGCCAGAGAGTCTGCAGCCTATCTCTCTGCGGTTGCCTTTGGGATGCCAGGGATTGCGCTATTCCAGGCACTAAGGGCATTTTCAGATGGTATGAATCATACGCGCCCTGCCCTGTGGATCAGCTTGATAGGGCTATCGGTCAATATCCCTAGTAACTACGTATTAATTTACGGCGGTGATGGGTTAGTAAACCTGTTAGGAGATTGGCTACCAACCACCATTCAGCAGTTGCCTGCATTGGGCGCCTTTGGTTGCGGCATCGCCACCGCACTTTCAATGTGGACCATGGCCTTCGCCATGGCCTACTACACGCGCCGGGGCCGCACATATCGCAGCGTCTCGTTGTGGCAACGACTGACGCCGCCCAGCTTAACCGGTATCCGTGAGCTAGTTGTGGTGGGCGTACCTATTGGGGTCGCTATCTTTGTCGAAGTAACACTGTTTACGCTTATTGCGCTATTTATTGCCAGCTTCGGTGAGGTCACGGTTGGCGCGCACCAAATTGCACTGAGCTATACCACAATTCTGTTTATGCTGCCGATGTCACTTAGCATGGCCCTAACAGTACGCGTAGGTAACACCCTCGGACAGCGACGCCTGGCATTAGCCCGAAAGGTTGCCTGGAATGGGATTGCCATCAGTGTGATGGTAGCTATCATCAATAGCGCACTGATATGGATGACGGCACCTACGGTCATTGCACTGTACACCTCGAACCCTGACGTCCAAGCCTTGGCACTGACGATTATTTCTCTGGCGGTTATCTTTCAACTGTCAGATTCACTGCAGGTTAATTTGGCCGGCGCACTCAGGGGTTACAAGGATACCCGCATCGTGATGATTATTACGGTGCTTTCTTACTGGATAGTGGGTTTAGGTGGTGGGCACTGGTTAGGAACCCATGGCTTCGGCAATATGTCTGAACCAATGGGTGTACATGGTTACTGGATAGGCTTAATTGCCGGGCTTAGTACTGCCGCTCTGCTACTTGGGTGGCGATTGAAGTGGATCAGCCAAAAGGAGTAA
- the tusA gene encoding sulfurtransferase TusA, with protein MTVNTDDAQAFDASLDTTGLYCPEPIMLMHNKVREMMPGQVLKVIATDPATTRDVPKFCQFLGHELLAQREVDGHYLYFICLA; from the coding sequence ATGACTGTTAATACCGATGACGCACAAGCTTTTGACGCATCGTTAGACACCACAGGGCTGTACTGCCCTGAGCCTATTATGCTGATGCATAACAAGGTGAGAGAGATGATGCCAGGGCAAGTGCTTAAAGTGATAGCAACCGATCCTGCGACAACACGAGATGTACCTAAATTTTGTCAGTTTTTAGGACATGAGTTATTAGCACAGCGCGAAGTCGATGGCCACTATCTCTACTTTATCTGTTTAGCATAG
- a CDS encoding DUF3080 family protein, with protein MPPTTLKNFLCTLPVALALAGCSSNDAEQPWTTYHEQLAADLGIASIDRSTPRNIDAFPERQNRQIPIPEIRASMMNVYALRECQITSLVAARNNQLGRVAPPSQQWLYERTLWQRLSSCWESETANNLSSENRARLEQLTLQKTAQLPAVGWNAIFESSEWEKSFSRASQPIAPSEAADITQQLAALHYLGQMVMNQFNPEWKQDSSTLEQHLKTLQERPLTAELLRSLLLAEQRLSEANLALSAQEFPAETCLQPWDTAWLTTVEQQAEQWLLAINRLIDAHDVIPPEAVSEYQNTWLSMSNPEAPWLQFQAAKTAHKQLRSHFLKCSNA; from the coding sequence ATGCCTCCTACCACTCTTAAAAATTTTCTATGCACCCTCCCAGTAGCGCTAGCACTGGCAGGGTGCAGCAGTAACGATGCCGAACAACCTTGGACTACCTACCACGAACAGCTTGCTGCTGACCTCGGCATTGCGTCTATAGACCGCTCCACGCCACGCAATATAGATGCCTTCCCTGAGCGCCAAAACAGACAAATCCCAATACCTGAAATTCGTGCAAGCATGATGAATGTCTATGCCTTGCGGGAGTGCCAAATCACTTCGTTGGTTGCTGCGCGTAATAACCAACTTGGCCGTGTCGCCCCACCAAGCCAGCAGTGGCTTTACGAGCGCACGCTCTGGCAACGTCTGAGTAGCTGCTGGGAAAGCGAGACCGCCAACAACTTAAGTAGTGAAAATAGAGCACGCCTGGAGCAGTTGACCTTACAAAAAACTGCTCAGTTACCCGCCGTTGGCTGGAATGCAATTTTTGAATCATCTGAGTGGGAAAAAAGCTTTTCAAGGGCCAGTCAACCAATCGCTCCCAGTGAAGCCGCTGATATCACCCAACAACTTGCTGCCCTTCACTACTTAGGCCAGATGGTGATGAATCAATTTAATCCTGAATGGAAGCAGGACTCCTCTACCCTTGAACAACACCTCAAAACACTTCAAGAGCGTCCATTAACAGCAGAGTTATTACGGTCGCTGCTGCTAGCAGAGCAGCGTTTGAGCGAGGCAAATCTAGCGCTTTCAGCACAAGAATTCCCGGCTGAAACATGCTTACAACCTTGGGACACTGCTTGGCTTACCACTGTCGAGCAACAGGCTGAGCAGTGGCTTCTCGCCATTAATCGGCTGATTGATGCACACGATGTCATACCTCCCGAAGCCGTATCAGAGTACCAAAATACTTGGTTATCAATGAGCAACCCAGAAGCGCCATGGCTGCAGTTTCAGGCTGCTAAAACAGCCCATAAGCAGCTCAGAAGTCATTTTCTAAAATGCTCAAATGCGTAA
- a CDS encoding TatD family hydrolase: protein MATPYRDDFLPESLQFRPRTPLVDIGANLTHESFQRDLSDVIARAKAANVATLIVTGTDIEHAEQAVAMAQQFPGLYATAGVHPHDASGWNDDVARQLKALHQKAEVVAVGECGLDFNRNFSTPSEQERAFEAQLVLAAESGLPLFLHERDAGQRMRDILRSWRDDISQAVIHCFTADRDTLHGYLDLDLHIGLTGWICDERRGHSLRTLVKDIPLERLMVETDCPYLLPRNLPAKLKGRRHEPALLPWIVREIALWHDVSEAELGAATTRTALRFFRIDAVS from the coding sequence CTATAGGGATGATTTTTTACCCGAGTCGCTACAGTTTCGCCCTCGTACGCCGCTGGTTGATATTGGTGCAAACCTGACTCACGAGAGCTTTCAGCGTGATCTTAGTGATGTGATCGCCAGGGCAAAGGCCGCCAACGTAGCTACCCTAATCGTCACCGGTACGGATATCGAACACGCAGAGCAAGCAGTAGCAATGGCGCAGCAGTTTCCCGGGCTATACGCAACAGCCGGAGTTCACCCCCATGACGCAAGCGGCTGGAACGATGATGTGGCGCGCCAACTTAAAGCACTCCATCAAAAGGCAGAAGTCGTTGCCGTTGGCGAATGTGGGCTGGACTTTAACCGCAATTTTTCTACTCCCTCTGAACAAGAGCGAGCTTTTGAGGCACAGCTTGTATTAGCAGCTGAAAGTGGCCTACCACTTTTTTTACATGAGCGCGATGCTGGTCAACGCATGCGTGACATACTGCGTAGCTGGCGAGATGATATAAGCCAAGCGGTTATCCACTGCTTTACCGCTGACCGCGATACACTCCACGGTTACCTGGATCTAGACCTACATATCGGTCTAACAGGCTGGATTTGTGATGAGCGTCGTGGGCACTCTTTACGCACTCTGGTTAAAGACATCCCGCTGGAGCGGTTAATGGTAGAAACCGACTGTCCTTATCTGTTACCCCGCAACCTTCCAGCAAAGCTGAAAGGACGCCGACATGAGCCAGCCCTGCTACCCTGGATTGTAAGAGAGATTGCTCTTTGGCATGACGTAAGTGAAGCCGAGCTGGGCGCTGCAACCACTCGCACCGCCCTGCGTTTTTTCCGCATCGATGCGGTATCTTAG
- a CDS encoding antibiotic biosynthesis monooxygenase family protein, with translation MIKVIIERRIMPGLEEEFEQAAREAMRVSLGIRGFVGGETLVELGHTDRRLMITKWRDLRAWKEWHASEARAAAMQRILPLLTEEETIRIYEPGY, from the coding sequence ATGATCAAAGTAATCATTGAACGGCGTATTATGCCCGGCCTGGAAGAAGAGTTTGAGCAAGCAGCACGTGAAGCAATGCGCGTTTCCCTTGGTATACGAGGGTTTGTAGGTGGTGAAACGCTGGTGGAGCTTGGTCATACTGATCGACGTCTGATGATTACCAAATGGCGCGATTTACGCGCCTGGAAAGAGTGGCATGCAAGCGAAGCTCGTGCAGCGGCCATGCAACGTATTTTACCGCTACTGACCGAGGAAGAAACTATTCGGATTTACGAGCCTGGTTACTAA